Proteins from one Pagrus major chromosome 1, Pma_NU_1.0 genomic window:
- the tmem184c gene encoding transmembrane protein 184C — MPCSCGNWRRWIRPLVVVLYILLLLIVLPLCIWELQQSKVGTHNKAWFIAGIFVFMTIPISLWGILQHLVHYTQPELQKPIIRILWMVPIYSLDSWIALKYPGIAIYVDTCRECYEAYVIYNFMTFLLNYLENQYPSLVLMLEVQEQQKHLPPLCCCPPWPMGEVLLLRCKLGVLQYTVVRPVTTVIALICQLCGVYDEGNFSSKNAWTYLVIFNNMSQLFAMYCLVLFYRALREELSPIRPVGKFLCVKMVVFVSFWQAVFIALLVKVGIISEERTWDWQSVEAVATGLQDFIICVEMFLAAIAHHFSFTYKPYIQEAEEGSCFDSFMAMWDISDVRADISEQVRNVGRTVMGRPRKSYFGEAGNDGERSGLLSSASQDAITEAASDPVSPRGQYEGLGRTLTPHSLSAPAGFSSAPWDEGYEAGPEVTEEEERTNQTKEPSEADLIVIT, encoded by the exons ATGCCTTGTTCCTGTGGGAATTGGAGAAGATGGATCCGCCCGCTGGTCGTTGTGCTGTACATATTGTTGCTGTTGATCGTCCTGCCCTTGTGCATCTGGGAACTGCAGCAGTCAAAG GTTGGCACTCATAATAAAGCATGGTTCATCGCTGGGATATTTGTCTTCATGACCATACCCATATCATTATGGGGCATCCTCCAGCATCTGGTTCACTACACTCAGCCAGAGCTTCAGAAACCCATCATCAG gaTATTATGGATGGTCCCAATCTACAGCTTGGACAGT TGGATTGCACTGAAATACCCCGGTATAGCCATTTACGTGGACACATGCAGAGAGTGCTACGAGGCCTATGTCATCTACAACTTCATGACCTTCTTGCTTAACTACTTGGAAAATCAGTATCCCAGCCTGGTACTGATGCTGGAGGTccaggagcagcagaaacacctgccccctctctgctgctgcccaCCCTGGCCAATGGGAGA ggtgttACTGCTGAGATGCAAACTGGGAGTGTTGCAATACACAGTGGTGAGACCAGTCACCACAGTGATTGCCTT gATCTGTCAGCTGTGCGGGGTGTATGATGAAGGCAATTTCAGTTCGAAAAATGCATGGACGTACCTGGTCATCTTCAACAATATGTCACAGCTG TTTGCCATGTACTGCCTGGTGCTGTTCTACAGGGCTCTGAGAGAAGAACTGAGTCCGATCAGACCAGTGGGCAAATTCCTATGTGTCAAAATGGTGGTGTTCGTCTCTTTCTG GCAAGCTGTGTTCATTGCTTTGCTAGTGAAAGTGGGCATTATCTCAGAGGAACGTACATGGGACTGGCAAAGTGTGGAGGCTGTAGCGACTGGCTTACAG GATTTTATCATCTGCGTGGAGATGTTTCTGGCAGCCATCGCCCACCACTTCAGCTTCACCTACAAGCCTTACATCCAGGAGGCTGAGGAGGGTTCCTGCTTTGACTCTTTCATGGCAATGTGGGACATCTCTGATGTCAGAGCAGACATTTCTGAACAAGTCCGCAATGTTG GGAGAACAGTTATGGGTCGTCCGAGAAAGTCCTACTTTGGTGAGGCGGGGAATGATGGGGAGCGATCTGGCCTGCTCTCTTCTGCCTCCCAAGATGCCATCACAGAGGCGGCATCCGACCCCGTATCACCCAGAGGTCAATACGAGGGCCTGGGCAGAACCCTCACACCGCATTCTTTGTCAGCTCCCGCTGGGTTCAGCTCGGCCCCGTGGGATGAAGGATATGAGGCTGGACCTGAAGTAaccgaagaagaagaaaggaccAACCAAACCAAAGAACCATCAGAGGCAGATCTCATCGTGATTACCTAG